The Pirellulales bacterium genome includes a window with the following:
- a CDS encoding S8 family serine peptidase: MLRSSRNRSHGWRGFRLAASTRSPRAAWLRSEPLETRLVLSVDPAALVALGAPAVDDTTLLDWDGRTSYAYEDQWIVSLNLGNTRPEDLLPTGREVFAAAQVAGDLELVRGAGATFLLHATPGADGQALEAALATQPQFRYLEPNLVLWADAVFPNDTSFGTQWALHNTGQSGGVVDADVDAPEAWQTTTSNGNVVVGIIDTGIDYNHPDLAANIWVNPGEIAGDGLDNDFNGYIDDVHGWDFANDDNDPLDDEGHGTSVAGIIGAVGNNNLGVAGLSWDSQLMALKYLNSERVGNTADAIAAIHYVTRMNRDFGINVRVTNNSYGVAGYSQALYDAVAEAAGVGILVVASAGNSSSDNDLGPIYPANLEIDNVISVAATTRTDSLASFSSYGAATVHLGAPGENVYTTAMGGGYRNFSGTSAAAPMVAGVAALLWDAAPLASYQQIKTAILDGADPIPALDGLTITGARLNAAGGLQELGLRITSLTPAAGSTVAAPPTSFQVVLSSPYDLASVQASDLTVNGIAATGVNQVNATTLQYTFASSPVTTEGVQSIALVAGALTSGGGAQSTLALSANFRYDSQPLTLVSSTPAAGASVNVGLSTVTLNFSEPLQPGSVEPTDFIISEGKVVAAQATGPSTIQLTLTGILTEGTLLIGSPPAALVDGFGNPSSSWSLPITIDVSETDADRFVHLGPEGGLIYASTTNDGLLQGGSDLDSYRVFLAAGETLAARVTPGSGATAMTIELVGQTSLVAGAAGQAVTFAPTQVNSSGYYDVRVGGNSSSTYHLDLYRNAAVAWTDTTPTSLAASRLSFGSSGRMAVVADAAPTTPTVYSADMSANPGWTLTGAWAYGHPQGLGGDPSNGYTGANVIGVNLAGAYTNNLAVPINATTPAINVAGMQNVNLSFRRWLGIQGFSFDKARIQYSTDGTNFTNLYQNPTTNLVETSWSLQNIALPADATSTGTLYLRWQHGTTNATTTFSGWNIDDVVVTALAPDVDNYTVDLTGDVGKPIDIAFQALDAAGLAGATVQLIGPDGTTVVATASATPQGIGLTENDLGIFDYVVAQPGIYTVRVTSAVSGRYALVVTESNVTDSEPNDTPAAPLRSLDLAGAALGQIGVPPIDGAYHFTIDSNASTVTLSGAITDSNGENPLPIVAQQPGSLTTHFQGTLELNSDGQMLQVTDSTVDLLPLAGLYQPNNMQADLAAKVQILTLTAYASMTGVLLRAYSGEVDLAPNGSFNGSDVQFEFIDGTIAYDLLGTIGTFPVATPETGNQPLVSGQLLDLPGTLQLTIPLRVLVVVTEPNTGLLVNLQFTGQIVATAPRPVLEDDVYQFTAAAGQEVTLTADALFRDAATTPANTLQPGLAVINSLGNPVVPTLSTAADGSAQWTFFSAAADTYRVIVSAGSGFGDYRLSLDKHYLPPTLAIDAPTTTVRSAPTSITLNVTDPTVPPDAEFGFAFDWNNDTIVDEVVNGPSGTVVEHAFQSLGSHTYRVTATNSFGATSSAQTATIDAVRYETRPDEGNPAKLDLYYGGTAGDDILAFFEATGGINVWEFSGGNLLITFVPGISGRVNAYGGDGNDNLSTTSRRRSFSFFGGAGNDSLAGGSRGDVLVGDDGDDQLIGHDGKDNLSGGAGRDLLVGGTGVDVLGGEDGDDLIIADLLYFTDPGTAFDQYALDAIHAEWRSARTYNERVANLRGQGVGERLNEDYFLVGGGTATSDSSRDLIAGGADSDWYLVSKTASGSAVVDWLFDQLGGELSDDTTP; the protein is encoded by the coding sequence ATGCTTCGATCATCGCGCAATCGCTCCCACGGATGGCGAGGATTCCGTCTGGCGGCTTCGACACGCTCGCCCCGCGCCGCTTGGCTCCGGTCCGAACCGCTGGAAACGAGGCTGGTCCTGAGCGTCGATCCGGCGGCCTTGGTCGCACTCGGCGCCCCCGCAGTCGACGACACGACACTGCTCGACTGGGACGGGCGGACCAGCTACGCGTACGAAGACCAATGGATCGTATCGCTGAACCTGGGCAACACGCGGCCCGAGGATTTGCTGCCCACCGGGCGTGAGGTGTTCGCGGCGGCGCAGGTGGCCGGTGACCTGGAGCTGGTACGCGGCGCCGGGGCGACATTCCTGCTGCACGCCACGCCGGGCGCGGACGGCCAGGCCCTCGAAGCCGCCCTGGCGACACAGCCACAGTTTCGCTACCTCGAGCCCAATCTCGTGCTTTGGGCCGACGCCGTGTTCCCGAACGATACGAGCTTCGGTACGCAATGGGCCCTGCACAACACCGGGCAAAGCGGCGGGGTCGTCGACGCCGACGTCGATGCGCCCGAAGCCTGGCAAACGACCACCAGCAACGGCAATGTGGTCGTGGGCATCATCGACACGGGCATCGACTACAACCACCCCGACCTGGCCGCCAATATCTGGGTCAACCCGGGCGAGATCGCCGGCGACGGCCTGGACAACGACTTCAACGGCTATATCGACGACGTCCACGGCTGGGACTTCGCCAACGACGATAACGATCCGCTCGACGACGAAGGGCACGGCACCAGCGTCGCGGGCATCATCGGCGCCGTGGGCAATAACAATCTCGGCGTGGCCGGCCTCAGCTGGGATTCGCAGTTGATGGCGCTCAAGTATTTGAACTCCGAGCGCGTGGGCAACACGGCCGACGCCATCGCGGCGATTCACTATGTCACCCGGATGAATCGCGATTTTGGCATCAACGTCCGCGTCACGAACAACAGCTACGGCGTGGCAGGGTATTCGCAGGCCTTGTACGACGCGGTCGCCGAGGCGGCCGGTGTGGGCATCCTGGTTGTCGCCTCGGCGGGCAACAGCAGTTCGGACAACGATCTGGGCCCGATCTATCCGGCGAATCTCGAGATCGACAACGTAATTTCCGTCGCGGCAACGACGCGGACCGACAGTCTGGCCAGCTTCAGCAGCTACGGAGCCGCTACCGTTCATCTGGGTGCGCCGGGCGAGAACGTCTACACGACCGCCATGGGCGGCGGTTATCGCAATTTCTCCGGTACTTCGGCCGCGGCACCCATGGTTGCCGGCGTGGCAGCCCTGCTCTGGGATGCCGCACCGCTGGCCAGCTACCAGCAGATCAAGACGGCGATTCTCGACGGCGCCGATCCGATTCCCGCGCTCGACGGCCTCACGATCACCGGCGCGCGACTGAATGCGGCCGGCGGCCTGCAGGAATTGGGTTTGAGAATCACGAGCCTGACGCCGGCGGCCGGATCGACCGTCGCGGCGCCTCCAACGTCGTTTCAGGTCGTGTTGTCGAGCCCCTACGACCTGGCCAGCGTTCAGGCCAGCGATTTGACCGTCAACGGCATCGCCGCCACCGGCGTCAACCAGGTCAACGCGACCACGCTGCAATACACGTTTGCGTCGTCGCCCGTCACGACCGAGGGCGTGCAATCCATCGCCCTGGTCGCCGGCGCATTGACCTCCGGCGGCGGAGCCCAGAGCACGCTCGCGCTCAGCGCCAATTTCCGCTACGACTCGCAGCCGCTGACGCTCGTCTCGAGCACCCCGGCCGCAGGAGCGAGCGTCAACGTCGGCCTGTCGACCGTCACGCTGAATTTCAGCGAGCCGCTGCAGCCCGGCAGCGTTGAGCCGACCGATTTCATCATCAGCGAGGGCAAGGTCGTCGCCGCTCAGGCCACGGGCCCTTCGACGATTCAGTTGACGCTGACCGGGATTCTGACCGAGGGCACTTTGCTGATCGGCTCGCCGCCGGCCGCGTTGGTCGATGGGTTCGGCAATCCCTCGTCGAGCTGGTCGCTGCCCATCACGATCGACGTCTCCGAAACTGACGCCGACCGGTTCGTCCATCTCGGGCCCGAGGGCGGGCTGATCTACGCGAGCACGACGAACGACGGACTGCTCCAGGGCGGCAGCGACCTGGACAGCTACCGAGTCTTTCTCGCGGCCGGCGAAACGCTCGCGGCTCGAGTCACTCCGGGCAGCGGTGCGACGGCCATGACCATTGAGCTGGTCGGCCAGACGAGTCTCGTGGCGGGAGCCGCCGGCCAGGCAGTGACCTTCGCGCCAACCCAAGTGAATTCGTCGGGCTATTACGACGTGCGCGTCGGTGGCAATTCGTCGAGCACGTACCACCTCGACTTGTACCGCAACGCGGCCGTGGCCTGGACCGACACCACGCCGACTTCGCTGGCCGCATCGCGTTTGAGTTTTGGCTCGTCGGGCCGTATGGCGGTCGTGGCTGACGCTGCGCCGACCACTCCCACGGTTTATTCAGCCGACATGTCCGCCAACCCCGGTTGGACGCTCACCGGGGCCTGGGCCTACGGCCACCCCCAAGGCTTGGGCGGAGACCCGTCGAACGGCTACACCGGCGCCAACGTGATCGGCGTCAACCTGGCCGGTGCTTATACCAACAACCTGGCGGTGCCGATCAACGCGACGACGCCAGCGATCAACGTCGCCGGCATGCAGAACGTGAATCTCTCGTTCCGCCGCTGGCTGGGAATTCAGGGCTTCTCGTTCGACAAGGCCCGCATTCAGTATTCGACCGACGGCACGAACTTCACGAACCTCTACCAGAACCCGACGACTAATCTCGTCGAGACGAGCTGGTCGTTGCAAAACATCGCGCTGCCGGCGGACGCCACGAGCACCGGGACGCTCTACCTGCGCTGGCAACACGGCACGACGAACGCCACCACGACGTTCTCGGGCTGGAATATCGACGACGTCGTCGTCACGGCCCTGGCTCCGGACGTCGACAACTACACGGTCGACCTCACCGGCGACGTCGGTAAGCCGATCGACATCGCCTTCCAGGCCCTCGACGCAGCAGGCCTGGCCGGCGCCACGGTGCAATTGATCGGGCCCGACGGCACGACGGTCGTGGCCACGGCCAGCGCCACGCCGCAAGGCATCGGCCTGACCGAAAACGACCTGGGGATCTTCGATTACGTCGTCGCTCAGCCGGGGATCTACACCGTCCGCGTGACCTCGGCGGTCAGCGGGCGCTATGCCTTGGTGGTCACCGAATCAAACGTGACCGATAGCGAACCGAACGATACGCCCGCGGCGCCGCTACGCAGCCTCGACCTGGCCGGCGCCGCGCTCGGCCAGATCGGCGTCCCGCCGATCGACGGGGCCTATCATTTCACGATCGACAGCAACGCCAGTACCGTCACGCTTTCGGGCGCGATCACCGATTCCAACGGTGAAAACCCGTTGCCCATCGTGGCCCAACAGCCGGGCAGCCTGACCACGCATTTCCAAGGCACGCTCGAACTCAACTCCGACGGACAGATGTTGCAGGTGACCGACAGCACTGTCGACCTGCTGCCGCTGGCCGGACTTTATCAGCCGAACAACATGCAGGCCGACCTGGCCGCGAAGGTGCAAATCCTCACGCTCACGGCCTACGCCTCGATGACCGGCGTGTTGCTGCGGGCCTACAGCGGCGAAGTCGACCTCGCGCCGAATGGTTCGTTCAACGGCTCGGACGTCCAGTTCGAATTCATCGATGGAACGATCGCGTACGACCTGCTGGGCACCATTGGCACGTTCCCTGTCGCCACGCCCGAAACGGGCAATCAGCCGTTGGTATCGGGCCAATTGCTCGACCTGCCAGGCACGCTACAGCTTACGATTCCGCTACGGGTGCTCGTGGTAGTGACCGAGCCCAACACAGGGCTGCTCGTCAACCTGCAATTCACCGGCCAGATCGTGGCGACGGCGCCGCGGCCGGTGCTCGAAGACGACGTCTACCAGTTCACCGCCGCGGCCGGCCAAGAAGTGACGCTCACGGCCGACGCTCTGTTCCGCGATGCCGCCACGACGCCGGCCAACACCCTGCAGCCGGGCCTGGCGGTGATCAACAGCCTGGGCAATCCGGTCGTGCCGACGCTCTCGACGGCGGCCGACGGCTCGGCTCAGTGGACGTTCTTCTCCGCGGCGGCCGACACCTATCGTGTGATCGTCAGCGCCGGCTCCGGTTTCGGCGACTACCGCCTGTCGCTCGACAAGCACTATCTCCCTCCCACGCTGGCCATCGACGCGCCAACCACGACGGTGCGCTCGGCGCCGACGAGCATTACGCTCAACGTGACGGACCCGACGGTGCCGCCCGACGCGGAGTTCGGCTTTGCCTTCGACTGGAACAACGACACGATTGTCGACGAGGTCGTCAACGGACCCAGCGGCACGGTGGTCGAACACGCCTTCCAGTCGCTGGGCAGCCACACGTACCGCGTCACAGCAACCAACAGTTTTGGCGCGACGAGCTCGGCGCAAACGGCGACGATCGACGCCGTGCGTTACGAGACAAGGCCGGATGAAGGCAATCCGGCGAAGCTCGACTTGTACTACGGCGGCACCGCCGGAGACGACATCCTGGCGTTCTTCGAGGCCACCGGCGGGATCAATGTCTGGGAGTTCAGCGGCGGCAATCTCCTGATTACGTTCGTGCCGGGAATCAGCGGGCGCGTCAATGCCTACGGCGGCGACGGCAACGACAACCTGTCCACGACCTCGAGGCGCCGGTCGTTCAGCTTCTTCGGCGGAGCGGGGAACGACTCGCTGGCCGGCGGCTCGCGCGGCGACGTCCTCGTGGGCGACGACGGCGACGACCAGCTCATCGGCCATGACGGCAAGGACAATCTGAGTGGTGGCGCAGGCCGCGACCTGCTGGTCGGCGGCACCGGGGTCGACGTGCTCGGCGGCGAGGATGGCGACGACCTGATCATCGCCGACCTACTGTACTTCACCGATCCGGGCACGGCGTTCGATCAGTACGCGCTCGACGCCATTCATGCCGAATGGCGCAGTGCACGAACCTACAACGAGCGCGTCGCCAATCTTCGCGGCCAGGGGGTCGGCGAGCGGTTGAACGAGGACTATTTCCTCGTCGGCGGCGGGACCGCCACGAGCGACTCTTCGCGCGACCTCATCGCCGGCGGCGCCGACAGCGATTGGTACCTGGTCAGCAAGACGGCAAGCGGCTCGGCCGTGGTCGACTGGCTCTTCGATCAACTCGGCGGCGAATTGTCCGACGACACCACGCCGTGA
- a CDS encoding diphosphate--fructose-6-phosphate 1-phosphotransferase: protein MSRPRNLVVAQSGGPTPVINNTLRGIVETCRALVEIGTVYGARHGIEGVLKEELLSLSAQPAEEIALLRVSPAAGSIGTCRYKLKPAQTEDFERVIEVLRAHDVGYFLYIGGNDSMDTAHKVAELARQRGLDLVAVGVPKTIDNDVGDSEFRLIDHTPGYGSVAKYWMHMVQNANEENAGSCPADPVLVMQAMGRKIGFIPAAARLADPEREMPLLIYLAERPCTLDQLADEVNDLLRRTGRALVVVSEGFDVGNLGELRDSFGHVSFSSSQLTVAQVVVNHLNRVGLQAKGAARGNVSGTDQRHSMAYASTVDLEEAYRVGQQAALLAASGTSGFMATILRASGPTYNVRYDRVPLVEVAGSDRHFRKDWIAASGTDVTDDFVRYAQPLVGEDMISLPLVAGRQRLTRLQPIYAAQKLHSYVPQADRPKPGAAKS from the coding sequence ATGTCGCGTCCTCGAAATCTCGTTGTTGCCCAAAGCGGCGGACCGACACCGGTCATCAACAACACGCTTCGCGGAATCGTCGAAACTTGCCGCGCGCTGGTCGAGATTGGCACCGTCTACGGAGCCCGGCACGGCATCGAAGGCGTACTCAAGGAAGAGCTGCTTTCGCTTTCGGCGCAACCGGCTGAAGAGATTGCCTTGCTGCGCGTCAGCCCGGCAGCCGGGTCGATTGGCACGTGCCGCTACAAGCTCAAGCCGGCGCAGACCGAAGACTTTGAACGCGTGATCGAGGTGCTGCGCGCCCACGATGTGGGCTATTTCCTGTACATCGGCGGCAACGATTCGATGGACACGGCCCACAAGGTGGCCGAGCTGGCGCGGCAGCGCGGGCTCGACCTGGTCGCCGTGGGCGTGCCCAAGACGATCGACAACGACGTCGGCGACAGCGAGTTTCGCCTGATCGACCACACTCCCGGCTACGGCTCGGTGGCCAAGTACTGGATGCACATGGTCCAGAACGCCAACGAGGAAAACGCCGGTTCATGTCCGGCCGACCCGGTCTTGGTGATGCAGGCGATGGGCCGCAAGATCGGCTTTATTCCCGCCGCGGCCCGCCTGGCTGATCCAGAGCGGGAGATGCCGCTGTTGATCTACCTGGCCGAGCGGCCTTGCACGCTCGACCAGTTGGCCGACGAAGTGAACGACTTGTTGCGGCGCACCGGGCGGGCCTTGGTCGTGGTCAGCGAGGGTTTCGACGTCGGCAATCTTGGCGAGTTGCGCGACTCGTTTGGCCACGTTTCGTTCAGTTCGAGCCAGTTGACTGTGGCGCAGGTGGTCGTCAATCACCTCAATCGCGTCGGCTTGCAGGCCAAAGGTGCCGCGCGTGGCAACGTGTCCGGCACCGATCAACGGCATTCAATGGCCTACGCTTCGACCGTCGACCTCGAGGAGGCCTACCGCGTCGGTCAGCAAGCCGCATTGCTGGCCGCCTCGGGTACCAGCGGTTTCATGGCCACGATCCTGCGAGCTTCGGGGCCGACCTACAACGTGCGCTACGACCGGGTGCCGCTGGTCGAGGTGGCCGGCAGCGACCGGCACTTTCGTAAGGATTGGATCGCCGCCAGCGGCACAGACGTCACCGACGATTTCGTGCGGTACGCCCAGCCCCTGGTCGGTGAAGACATGATCAGCCTGCCGCTCGTGGCGGGGCGACAACGGCTGACGCGGCTCCAGCCCATCTACGCAGCTCAAAAACTGCATTCCTATGTCCCTCAAGCTGACCGGCCGAAACCCGGTGCGGCGAAGAGTTGA
- a CDS encoding HAD hydrolase-like protein: MFTFTPQHKFLVGIDSDGCAFDTMEVKHKECFIPNTINSYNLQGISKYAREVAEFVNLYSKSRGINRFPALVETLERLQQRPEVLARGVKVAVPPGLARWLQTETKLGNPALKAAVAATGDPDLRQALDWSVAVNASVEHIVRGVPPFPYVRACLEKLQPQADLLVISATPNEALQREWDEHDLTRFVAAICGQEVGTKKETLAVARQYSAGHALMIGDAPGDQKAAEANGALFFPINPGSEEASWRQLLDEGIERFFAGTFAGGYQDELLAEFDRCLPDRPPWEAK; this comes from the coding sequence ATGTTCACATTCACGCCCCAACACAAGTTTCTCGTCGGCATCGATTCCGACGGCTGCGCATTCGACACGATGGAGGTGAAACACAAGGAGTGTTTCATCCCCAATACGATCAACAGCTACAACCTGCAGGGCATCAGTAAATATGCCCGCGAGGTGGCCGAGTTCGTCAACCTGTATTCGAAGAGCCGCGGCATCAACCGCTTTCCGGCCCTGGTCGAGACGCTCGAGCGGCTGCAGCAGCGGCCCGAGGTCCTGGCCCGGGGCGTGAAGGTCGCGGTGCCGCCCGGGCTGGCGCGGTGGCTGCAGACCGAAACGAAGCTGGGCAACCCGGCGCTGAAGGCCGCCGTGGCGGCCACGGGCGACCCGGACCTGCGGCAGGCGCTCGATTGGTCGGTGGCCGTCAACGCGTCGGTCGAGCACATCGTCCGCGGTGTGCCGCCGTTTCCGTATGTCCGCGCGTGCCTGGAGAAGCTCCAGCCGCAGGCCGATCTGCTGGTCATCTCGGCCACGCCGAATGAGGCGCTCCAGCGCGAATGGGACGAGCATGACCTGACGCGGTTCGTGGCAGCGATCTGCGGCCAGGAGGTGGGCACCAAGAAAGAAACGCTCGCCGTGGCGCGCCAGTATTCGGCCGGCCACGCCTTGATGATCGGCGACGCGCCCGGCGACCAGAAGGCGGCCGAGGCCAACGGCGCGCTGTTCTTCCCGATCAATCCCGGCAGCGAAGAGGCGAGTTGGCGGCAGTTGCTCGACGAGGGCATCGAGCGGTTCTTCGCCGGCACGTTCGCCGGGGGATATCAAGACGAACTACTGGCCGAGTTCGACCGCTGCCTGCCCGACCGTCCGCCCTGGGAAGCCAAGTAG
- the gndA gene encoding NADP-dependent phosphogluconate dehydrogenase: MAESCDLGLIGLAVMGENLVLNVESRGYRVAVFNRTTSVVDEFMAGRAAGKQIVGCHSLEQLVAALKSPRKVMMMVKAGPAVDQLIEQLLPLLSPGDVLIDGGNTHYADTRRRVAYVESKGLRYVGTGVSGGEEGALKGPSIMPGGTAEAWPLVKPIFQAIAAKVGPNHDIPCCEWIGPDGSGHYVKMVHNGIEYGDMQLICESYALLQGALGLKNDELYDVFAEWNRGELDSYLIEITRDIFSVKDAETGQYLVDLILDVAGAKGTGKWMSQLALDLGVPTTLITEAVYARALSALKVQRMRASKVLPGSARHFVGDRREFIEQVRKALYASKICSYAQGFFQLQAAAAEHNWPLDYGAIALLWRGGCIIRARFLERIKEAFDADAKLENLLLAPYFTGVLREAQDAWRAVVSTAVLMGIPAPAFGAALAYYDGYRQQRLPANLLQAQRDYFGAHTYQRTDREGTFHTDWLRLRRDPS, translated from the coding sequence ATGGCAGAATCCTGTGATCTGGGCCTCATCGGCCTGGCCGTGATGGGCGAGAACCTCGTGCTCAACGTCGAGAGCCGGGGGTATCGCGTCGCGGTGTTCAATCGGACGACCAGCGTCGTCGACGAATTCATGGCCGGCCGCGCCGCGGGCAAGCAAATCGTCGGCTGCCACTCGCTCGAGCAGCTTGTGGCCGCGCTCAAGTCGCCACGCAAGGTGATGATGATGGTCAAGGCCGGTCCGGCCGTCGACCAATTGATCGAGCAGTTGCTGCCGCTGTTGTCGCCCGGCGACGTGTTGATCGACGGCGGCAATACCCACTATGCCGACACCCGCCGCCGCGTCGCCTACGTCGAAAGCAAGGGCCTGCGCTACGTCGGCACCGGCGTCTCGGGCGGCGAAGAAGGCGCGCTCAAGGGTCCCAGCATCATGCCCGGCGGTACGGCCGAGGCCTGGCCGCTCGTGAAACCGATCTTCCAGGCTATCGCCGCCAAGGTTGGCCCAAATCACGACATCCCTTGCTGCGAATGGATCGGCCCGGACGGATCGGGCCATTACGTCAAGATGGTGCACAACGGCATCGAGTACGGCGATATGCAGTTGATCTGCGAATCGTACGCGTTGCTCCAAGGCGCTTTGGGTCTGAAGAACGACGAGTTGTACGACGTCTTCGCCGAGTGGAACCGCGGCGAGCTGGACAGCTATCTGATCGAAATCACCCGCGACATCTTCAGCGTGAAAGACGCGGAGACGGGGCAATATCTCGTCGATTTGATCCTCGACGTGGCCGGGGCCAAGGGGACCGGCAAGTGGATGAGCCAATTGGCGCTCGATTTGGGAGTGCCGACCACGCTGATCACCGAGGCCGTCTATGCCCGGGCGCTCAGCGCGCTCAAGGTTCAGCGCATGCGGGCCAGCAAGGTCCTGCCCGGCTCGGCGCGACATTTTGTCGGCGACCGCCGCGAGTTCATCGAGCAGGTCCGCAAGGCGCTCTACGCCTCGAAGATTTGCAGTTATGCCCAGGGCTTCTTCCAATTGCAGGCCGCGGCGGCCGAGCACAACTGGCCGCTCGATTACGGGGCCATCGCCCTGTTGTGGCGCGGCGGGTGCATCATTCGAGCCCGGTTTCTCGAGCGCATTAAAGAGGCGTTCGACGCCGACGCCAAGTTGGAGAACCTGCTGCTGGCGCCGTATTTCACGGGAGTCCTGCGCGAGGCCCAGGACGCGTGGCGTGCGGTCGTGTCGACGGCAGTGCTGATGGGGATTCCCGCGCCGGCCTTCGGCGCCGCGCTGGCCTACTACGACGGCTACCGCCAGCAGCGCCTGCCGGCCAACCTGTTGCAAGCCCAGCGCGACTATTTCGGGGCGCACACGTACCAGCGCACCGATCGTGAAGGCACCTTTCATACCGACTGGCTGCGCCTGCGGCGCGATCCTTCATGA
- a CDS encoding SDR family oxidoreductase yields the protein MNGPEAFLTDLFGLRGQVAVVIGGTGVLGGAIAQGLAQAGARVVVSGLGVERGAQRVRQIEAAGGEAAFVAADVTARPDLERLAAAAHERFGSVDIVVNGAGVNSASSYLEVADDDWDRVLRCNLSAVHWSCQIFGRRMIDGGRGGAIINIASVTAHRPLSRVFAYSVAKAGVVNLTRNVAREFAPQGVRVNAICPGFFPAEQNRKILDAQRTAQIMAQTPLARFGEPQELVGGVLLLASPRAGSFITGTCLYVDGGFTAMRL from the coding sequence ATGAACGGTCCCGAAGCGTTTCTGACCGACCTGTTCGGCCTGCGGGGCCAGGTCGCCGTAGTCATCGGCGGCACCGGGGTGCTCGGCGGTGCCATCGCCCAAGGATTGGCACAGGCGGGTGCCCGGGTCGTGGTCTCGGGCCTCGGGGTCGAGCGCGGTGCCCAGCGCGTACGGCAGATCGAAGCTGCCGGCGGCGAAGCAGCCTTCGTGGCGGCCGACGTGACCGCGCGCCCGGACCTCGAACGGCTCGCGGCGGCCGCGCACGAGCGCTTCGGGTCGGTCGACATCGTGGTCAATGGCGCGGGAGTCAACTCGGCCAGCAGCTACCTGGAAGTTGCCGACGACGACTGGGACCGGGTCCTGCGCTGCAACCTGTCGGCCGTGCATTGGAGCTGCCAGATTTTCGGCCGGCGGATGATCGATGGCGGTCGCGGCGGGGCGATCATCAATATCGCGAGCGTCACGGCCCATCGCCCGCTGTCGCGGGTGTTTGCCTATTCCGTGGCCAAGGCGGGCGTGGTCAACCTCACGCGTAACGTGGCCCGTGAATTTGCCCCGCAGGGCGTGCGCGTGAACGCGATTTGCCCGGGCTTCTTTCCCGCCGAGCAGAACCGCAAGATCCTCGACGCACAGCGGACCGCGCAGATCATGGCGCAAACGCCGCTGGCGCGGTTTGGCGAGCCGCAGGAACTAGTCGGCGGGGTCCTGCTGCTGGCATCACCGCGCGCGGGCAGCTTTATCACCGGTACGTGCCTGTACGTCGACGGCGGATTCACGGCCATGCGGCTGTAA